One genomic region from Streptomyces sp. NBC_01431 encodes:
- a CDS encoding COG1470 family protein: protein MTMWTSLDPAAVAVDPGGRATARLRVRNTGDTVEEYGLSVVGTPAGWARVEPDTLRLYPGSEGTAEISFAPPRSPDALAGPAPYGVRVEPREHPELRDVLEGQVTVAPFTEVRAELLPSSLVGRFRGRSAVAVDNVGNTPLTASLTVRDETNRLTYEMTPNSVQVAPGRAAFAKVVIRPQQVRWTGSAEQHRLTLAVRRSGDDRGLELGGTFDQRPVLPRWLLAVGSVLVAAAVAFVALWLGFQPKVNTATGETQPGASAQPVPQGAESPLPSAPPTQASPPPGAQNPPGGSSGGAGGGGGGGDDNSSAPGGGPPVIPAPPKQPPANANAKPGPPWRMGYKPDEIVTFAQYRLATLNNVCELKPGWTAGVIDKLTDTSLRCYQEHVMRDQKSSRELTKTDPIGTLGRATLTSLWAQGIRPDDVKSGAKNYQVTQLAASFWWASQAVISTQDLTYDRGYARTGIEYFKSGQKNGQVTVSDDKIKGWIKQYQQEVGLPATGTADAATIGKLVGGSVNGPGQPGR from the coding sequence ATGACCATGTGGACGTCTCTGGACCCGGCCGCTGTCGCCGTCGATCCCGGTGGGCGGGCCACCGCGCGGCTGCGCGTCCGGAACACCGGTGACACGGTCGAGGAATACGGCCTGTCGGTGGTCGGCACTCCCGCGGGCTGGGCCCGTGTCGAGCCCGACACCCTGCGCCTCTACCCCGGCAGCGAGGGCACAGCGGAGATCTCCTTCGCGCCGCCCCGCTCCCCCGACGCCCTGGCGGGCCCGGCCCCGTACGGCGTCCGCGTGGAGCCCCGCGAGCACCCCGAGCTGCGGGACGTCCTTGAGGGACAGGTCACCGTCGCGCCCTTCACCGAGGTACGCGCGGAACTGCTGCCGTCCAGCCTGGTCGGCCGGTTCCGCGGTCGGTCCGCCGTCGCCGTGGACAACGTCGGCAACACCCCGCTCACGGCCTCGCTGACCGTACGCGACGAGACCAACCGGCTCACTTACGAGATGACGCCCAACTCGGTCCAAGTGGCGCCGGGGCGCGCCGCGTTCGCGAAGGTGGTCATCCGGCCGCAGCAGGTCCGCTGGACCGGCTCCGCCGAGCAGCACCGCCTGACCCTGGCCGTGCGCCGCTCCGGCGACGACCGGGGCCTGGAACTCGGCGGCACCTTCGACCAGCGGCCGGTGCTGCCGCGCTGGCTGCTCGCCGTGGGCAGCGTCCTGGTGGCGGCCGCGGTCGCGTTCGTCGCGCTGTGGCTGGGTTTCCAGCCCAAGGTGAACACCGCGACCGGCGAGACGCAGCCGGGGGCGAGCGCCCAGCCGGTTCCGCAGGGCGCCGAGTCCCCGCTGCCCTCGGCACCTCCGACCCAGGCGTCGCCGCCGCCGGGCGCCCAGAACCCGCCCGGTGGCAGCAGTGGTGGTGCCGGCGGTGGCGGTGGTGGCGGCGACGACAACAGCTCCGCGCCCGGCGGCGGTCCGCCGGTGATCCCCGCGCCGCCCAAGCAGCCGCCCGCGAACGCGAACGCCAAGCCGGGGCCGCCCTGGAGGATGGGCTACAAGCCGGACGAGATCGTCACGTTCGCCCAGTACCGCCTGGCCACGCTCAACAACGTCTGCGAGCTGAAGCCCGGCTGGACCGCCGGCGTCATCGACAAGCTCACGGACACCTCGCTGCGCTGCTATCAGGAACACGTCATGCGGGACCAGAAGAGCAGCCGCGAACTGACGAAGACCGACCCGATCGGCACCCTGGGCCGGGCCACCCTGACCTCGCTGTGGGCGCAGGGCATCCGGCCGGACGACGTGAAGAGCGGCGCCAAGAACTACCAGGTGACGCAGTTGGCCGCGTCGTTCTGGTGGGCCTCGCAGGCTGTCATCTCGACCCAGGACCTGACCTACGACCGCGGCTACGCCCGCACCGGCATCGAGTACTTCAAGAGCGGCCAGAAGAACGGCCAGGTAACGGTGTCGGACGACAAGATCAAGGGCTGGATCAAGCAGTACCAGCAGGAGGTCGGCCTCCCGGCGACCGGCACGGCCGACGCGGCGACGATCGGCAAGCTGGTCGGCGGCTCGGTCAACGGACCCGGACAGCCGGGCCGTTAG